From one Halothece sp. PCC 7418 genomic stretch:
- a CDS encoding OB-fold nucleic acid binding domain-containing protein — MVKIIKRQSLGRQNVYDIGVETDHNFVLANGCVASNCFNKSHSTAYAYVTYQTAYLKANYPVEYMAALLTASSNNTDKIEKYIDTCRRMNIDVEPPDINRSQIDFTPDNEKILFGLSAVRNLGQGAIENILAAREEAGGTFTSLADLCARIDLHTVNRRALEALIYCGAFDKINSNRNQLLHDLEPVLSWAQSRAKDKASGQTNLFEALNSSQEEDHNRSDYKDVPTASPVEDFSATDKLKHEKDLLGFYVSDHPLKTTKPASAMLSAVMLGDQEHIPKKKPISAIILLTEVKKIMTRNNEPMAFVQMEDISGQMEGVIFPSSYERISPYLEEDARLIVWGKIDEKDDRLQMIIDDAEPIEQVKMVMVDFSFDQARDRAHQQKLQQTLKQFVAKKNEAKVPVIGRIKVGNQQQLIRFGQQYWVKDANLASQELKAQGFQAEANALVATA, encoded by the coding sequence ATGGTAAAAATTATCAAGCGTCAATCCCTCGGAAGACAAAATGTTTATGATATTGGTGTCGAAACCGATCATAATTTTGTTTTAGCTAACGGTTGTGTTGCGTCCAATTGTTTCAATAAATCTCACTCTACTGCTTATGCTTATGTGACCTATCAAACGGCTTACTTAAAAGCAAATTACCCTGTTGAATATATGGCTGCACTCCTCACAGCCAGCAGTAATAATACAGACAAGATTGAAAAATATATTGATACTTGTCGGCGGATGAATATTGATGTGGAACCGCCAGATATTAATCGTTCTCAAATTGATTTTACCCCCGATAATGAAAAGATTCTGTTTGGTTTATCTGCGGTGAGAAATTTAGGACAAGGGGCAATTGAAAATATTTTAGCAGCCCGAGAAGAAGCGGGAGGAACGTTTACATCTTTAGCCGATCTTTGTGCCAGAATTGATTTACATACGGTGAACCGTCGGGCTTTAGAAGCGTTAATTTATTGTGGAGCATTTGATAAAATTAATTCTAATCGGAATCAATTGTTGCATGATTTAGAACCCGTTCTCAGTTGGGCGCAAAGTCGAGCAAAAGACAAAGCCAGTGGACAAACGAATCTTTTTGAAGCTCTTAATAGTAGTCAAGAAGAGGATCATAATAGATCCGACTATAAAGATGTTCCTACGGCTTCTCCTGTGGAAGATTTTAGTGCCACTGACAAACTGAAACATGAAAAAGATTTATTAGGCTTTTATGTGTCCGATCATCCCTTAAAAACAACGAAACCCGCGAGTGCAATGCTGTCGGCGGTGATGCTAGGAGATCAAGAACATATTCCCAAGAAAAAGCCGATTAGTGCCATTATTTTACTCACAGAGGTGAAGAAAATTATGACGCGCAATAATGAACCGATGGCATTTGTGCAAATGGAAGATATCTCTGGACAAATGGAAGGGGTGATTTTTCCGAGTTCCTATGAACGGATAAGTCCGTATTTAGAAGAAGATGCACGGTTAATTGTTTGGGGAAAAATTGACGAAAAAGATGATCGGTTACAGATGATTATTGATGATGCCGAACCGATTGAACAAGTGAAAATGGTAATGGTTGATTTTAGTTTCGACCAAGCGCGCGATCGCGCTCATCAACAAAAATTACAACAAACTTTAAAACAATTTGTCGCGAAAAAGAATGAAGCGAAAGTTCCAGTCATCGGCAGAATCAAAGTGGGAAACCAACAGCAACTGATTCGCTTTGGACAACAATATTGGGTGAAAGATGCCAACTTGGCCTCTCAGGAATTAAAAGCCCAAGGCTTTCAAGCAGAAGCCAACGCCCTAGTTGCAACTGCCTGA
- a CDS encoding FKBP-type peptidyl-prolyl cis-trans isomerase has translation MREILVSFGVLVVCVLVLIGAQIVDQGRQNSAIASPMSASESGTLVALSLEDVAEKEDVKSTESGLRYVDIEEGDGATPKEGQTVVVHYTGSLADGTKFDSSRDRDRPFSFKLGEGQVIKGWEEGISTMQVGGRRQLIIPPELGYGQRGAGGVIPPNATLIFDVELLKISS, from the coding sequence ATGCGAGAAATTTTAGTCAGTTTTGGCGTTCTAGTGGTTTGTGTTTTGGTGCTGATTGGCGCACAAATTGTGGATCAAGGGAGACAAAATAGCGCGATCGCGTCCCCGATGTCGGCTTCGGAGTCGGGAACGTTAGTCGCCCTCAGTTTAGAAGATGTAGCGGAAAAAGAAGATGTCAAAAGCACAGAGTCTGGACTGCGTTACGTTGATATTGAAGAAGGAGATGGCGCAACCCCTAAAGAAGGACAAACCGTTGTTGTTCATTACACAGGGAGTCTAGCGGATGGAACAAAATTTGATAGTTCGCGCGATCGCGATCGTCCTTTTTCTTTCAAATTAGGGGAAGGACAAGTGATTAAAGGTTGGGAAGAAGGAATTTCAACGATGCAAGTGGGGGGTCGTCGCCAACTGATTATTCCCCCAGAATTGGGTTATGGTCAACGGGGTGCGGGTGGTGTTATTCCTCCCAATGCAACGTTGATTTTTGATGTGGAATTATTGAAAATCTCATCCTAA
- a CDS encoding phasin family protein: MDSNNWIKQLLMVGVGTTSLVAEKLREVSEQWVRDGKINPEQAQEFVNDLMKQIQTEQGNFEEQMERQMRNALQDLGVPRQSELDELRGRIDRIERQIRELENRSWR, encoded by the coding sequence ATGGATAGCAACAATTGGATTAAACAATTACTAATGGTGGGGGTCGGAACGACATCCCTCGTTGCAGAAAAATTGCGGGAAGTGAGCGAACAGTGGGTGAGAGACGGTAAAATTAACCCTGAGCAAGCACAGGAGTTTGTTAATGACTTAATGAAGCAAATTCAAACCGAACAGGGGAATTTTGAGGAACAGATGGAACGTCAAATGCGTAATGCGTTGCAAGATCTGGGTGTTCCTCGTCAAAGTGAATTGGATGAGTTACGAGGACGGATTGATCGGATTGAACGTCAAATCAGGGAATTGGAAAATCGATCCTGGCGTTAA
- a CDS encoding SDR family oxidoreductase, whose amino-acid sequence MFLVTGATGQIGRRIVRLLRDEEQPVRGFVRLESNYSELEQRGAEIFIGELTEEKDLVKACQGVKYVISAHGSGGNAQALDYRANIDLIDQAKAQGVEHFVFISVLGAQRGYEDSPTFKAKREVEKYLQNSGLNYTILQPSGIASNLLPLAERFRDTGFYLIIGDPKNRTSIVSTDDLAKIAIDAVRVEAAKNKTFPVGGPEILKREEIPEILSRVFNRDPLTVNVPLFVFDTLRDGVGVFDPETKKSLGTLRTLSANEFFCTEDEINELESTFNIKMESLESFMTRYLGT is encoded by the coding sequence ATGTTTCTAGTTACTGGCGCAACTGGACAAATTGGACGGCGAATTGTCCGTTTATTGCGAGACGAAGAACAACCTGTGCGGGGGTTCGTCCGCTTAGAGTCTAACTATAGCGAACTTGAACAACGGGGTGCAGAAATTTTTATTGGTGAATTAACTGAAGAAAAAGATCTTGTTAAAGCCTGTCAAGGGGTTAAATATGTTATTAGTGCTCATGGATCAGGGGGAAATGCACAAGCCTTGGATTATCGGGCGAATATTGACCTGATTGATCAAGCTAAAGCCCAAGGGGTGGAACACTTTGTTTTCATTTCTGTTTTAGGCGCGCAACGAGGCTATGAAGACTCACCCACATTTAAGGCGAAGCGGGAAGTGGAAAAGTATCTGCAAAATAGCGGACTCAACTATACAATTTTACAGCCTTCTGGCATCGCTTCTAATTTACTTCCTCTCGCCGAACGGTTTCGAGATACGGGCTTCTATTTGATTATTGGCGATCCCAAAAATCGCACCTCCATTGTCAGCACCGATGATTTAGCGAAAATCGCCATTGATGCGGTGCGCGTAGAAGCAGCGAAAAATAAAACCTTCCCAGTTGGTGGACCCGAAATTTTAAAGCGGGAAGAGATCCCAGAAATCTTGAGTCGCGTTTTTAACCGTGACCCTTTAACCGTTAACGTTCCCTTGTTTGTGTTTGACACTCTGCGCGATGGGGTGGGAGTGTTTGATCCTGAGACGAAAAAGTCTTTGGGAACGCTGCGTACCTTATCTGCTAACGAATTTTTCTGTACCGAAGATGAGATTAATGAACTCGAAAGCACGTTTAACATAAAAATGGAGTCTCTAGAAAGTTTTATGACACGCTATCTCGGGACTTAG
- the xth gene encoding exodeoxyribonuclease III yields the protein MKIATWNVNSIRTRKDQVLNWLKEHEVDVLCLQETKVIDDDFPRKPFEELGYSVCVSGQKAYNGVAIFSQQPLDNISAGFSPVVGEDIAGTYDEQKRVISGVIDGIRIVNLYIPNGGSIGSEKYEYKLGWFEVLKQYLQQLMIKSEICVCGDFNVAPEDRDIYDPKGKENHIMSSPPERKALETIKSLGFYDAFRKFNEETGYYSWWDYRTRGFSRNRGWRIDHHFLTEKLYEKATHCWIDIVPRGLEKPSDHTPVILEI from the coding sequence ATGAAAATTGCCACTTGGAATGTCAATTCAATTCGGACTCGGAAAGACCAAGTTTTAAACTGGTTAAAAGAACATGAAGTTGATGTTCTCTGTTTACAAGAAACCAAAGTCATTGATGATGATTTTCCAAGAAAACCGTTTGAAGAATTGGGATATTCTGTTTGTGTTTCTGGACAAAAAGCCTATAACGGTGTTGCCATTTTTAGTCAGCAACCCTTAGACAATATTTCTGCTGGTTTTAGTCCCGTGGTGGGAGAAGATATTGCGGGAACTTATGATGAACAAAAACGGGTTATTAGTGGGGTTATTGATGGGATTCGGATTGTTAATCTTTATATTCCGAATGGGGGGAGTATTGGGAGTGAAAAATATGAGTATAAATTGGGTTGGTTTGAGGTTTTAAAACAATATCTTCAGCAATTAATGATCAAAAGTGAAATCTGTGTTTGTGGTGATTTTAATGTTGCGCCCGAAGACCGAGATATTTATGATCCGAAAGGAAAAGAAAATCATATTATGTCTTCTCCCCCTGAACGAAAAGCCCTAGAAACCATTAAATCTTTAGGGTTCTATGATGCCTTTCGGAAGTTTAATGAAGAGACAGGATATTATAGTTGGTGGGATTATCGCACCCGTGGTTTTTCTCGCAATCGAGGCTGGCGCATTGATCATCACTTTTTAACAGAAAAACTCTATGAAAAAGCAACTCATTGTTGGATTGATATTGTTCCTCGCGGACTGGAAAAACCCAGCGATCATACGCCTGTAATTTTAGAAATTTGA
- a CDS encoding alpha/beta fold hydrolase: protein MSQQALWISVSPTLKRFHRPLQTYLSRQLIVQEWAYQQEEDEPCTLDIPVTLLHDYLKCSTQPVHLVGHSTGGVVAFLYALHYPERVKSLTLLGVGVNPLIDWHAHYYTYRQLLSACSQNIVLAQMVRALFGSQDQNRTKGFVKLLAGDLQTTPSPHSLMSRSRLQAQTVSSPLFVCGSQDDVIVDPNALHGWKNYFKPEDRSWECASGHHFFHYYHPQPVGNAILNFWESLESKKRVMEETVKIDQRSQQPPSVEEGVIFDN, encoded by the coding sequence ATGTCACAACAAGCCCTTTGGATTAGCGTTAGCCCCACCCTCAAACGATTCCATCGTCCCTTACAAACTTATCTCTCTCGTCAGCTTATCGTCCAAGAATGGGCATATCAGCAAGAGGAAGATGAACCTTGTACCTTAGACATTCCCGTTACTTTATTGCATGATTATCTCAAATGTTCAACTCAACCAGTTCATCTCGTTGGACACAGTACAGGAGGCGTAGTTGCCTTTCTTTATGCCCTCCATTATCCTGAACGAGTGAAATCTTTAACCCTCTTAGGGGTGGGTGTGAATCCCTTAATTGACTGGCACGCCCATTATTATACCTATCGCCAACTCTTATCCGCTTGTAGTCAAAATATTGTTTTAGCGCAAATGGTACGGGCGTTATTTGGATCGCAAGATCAAAACCGCACCAAAGGCTTTGTTAAACTCCTCGCGGGAGACTTACAAACCACCCCTTCCCCCCATTCTCTGATGTCTCGCAGCCGTCTGCAAGCGCAAACCGTTTCCTCTCCCCTATTCGTCTGTGGAAGTCAAGATGATGTGATTGTTGATCCGAATGCACTCCACGGGTGGAAGAATTATTTTAAGCCAGAAGATCGCAGTTGGGAATGTGCTTCTGGACATCACTTTTTCCATTATTATCATCCGCAACCTGTGGGAAATGCCATTTTGAATTTCTGGGAGAGTTTGGAATCGAAAAAGCGCGTGATGGAAGAAACGGTTAAAATTGACCAACGGTCGCAGCAGCCACCTTCCGTTGAGGAAGGGGTAATCTTTGACAACTAA
- a CDS encoding AEC family transporter → MTVLLPAIVPVALIIFIGAIAQRYLSLDRSTLSQLSLYVLIPALVGDKLYRTTVSPQGAIGLIIGFVLTSALLYSIVLGINYWGKLPSTVGKTLLATTIFGNVGNLGLPLNSFAFGDEGLERAIICLITSAILLFGVAPALIKGEGLRYGIRMTLKLPLFWAMIVGITFHLLQVEFPYRLDAGIEQLGRSSIPIALIILGMQLASTRFTLGKYELFASGLRLLVAPAIALAVGFALNLTGLDLNVLVMQTAMPAAVNNVLMVGEFGGEPDRAARTVVVSTILSFATVPLFLWILTDVVS, encoded by the coding sequence ATGACTGTTCTTTTACCTGCTATTGTCCCCGTTGCGTTAATTATTTTCATTGGCGCGATCGCGCAACGTTATCTTTCCCTTGATCGATCCACTCTTTCGCAACTTTCTCTTTATGTTCTTATTCCCGCCCTAGTCGGCGATAAGCTGTATCGGACAACTGTTTCTCCTCAAGGCGCGATCGGTTTAATCATCGGGTTTGTCCTTACGTCGGCTTTGTTATACTCCATAGTGTTAGGAATTAATTATTGGGGAAAACTTCCTTCTACAGTCGGGAAAACTCTGTTAGCAACGACAATCTTTGGTAATGTGGGAAATTTAGGACTCCCGCTAAATAGTTTTGCTTTTGGCGATGAGGGCTTAGAACGAGCGATTATTTGTTTAATTACCTCTGCGATTCTTTTATTTGGAGTTGCTCCTGCTTTAATTAAAGGAGAGGGGTTACGCTACGGAATCAGAATGACCCTCAAACTGCCTTTATTTTGGGCGATGATTGTCGGGATTACCTTTCACCTACTGCAAGTGGAGTTTCCTTATCGCCTCGATGCTGGAATTGAACAGTTGGGACGATCATCAATTCCCATTGCATTAATTATTTTAGGAATGCAGTTAGCTAGTACCCGCTTCACTTTAGGGAAATATGAACTCTTCGCCTCTGGATTACGGTTATTAGTTGCACCCGCGATCGCGCTGGCGGTAGGATTTGCCTTAAACTTAACAGGACTTGATCTAAATGTCTTAGTAATGCAAACTGCCATGCCTGCTGCGGTCAATAATGTTTTAATGGTGGGAGAATTTGGCGGTGAACCTGATCGCGCTGCAAGAACTGTCGTCGTTTCTACCATTCTAAGTTTTGCCACCGTTCCCCTATTTTTGTGGATTTTAACGGATGTTGTGAGTTAG
- a CDS encoding HU family DNA-binding protein, which yields MNKGDLVDKIADRATVTKKQADAVLTAALETIMEAVSEGEKVTLVGFGSFERRERKAREGRNPKTGDKMEIPATSVPAFSAGKLFKERVAPEDQK from the coding sequence ATGAATAAAGGTGATTTAGTTGATAAAATCGCTGATCGCGCCACTGTAACCAAAAAGCAGGCTGATGCGGTTCTCACCGCAGCCCTAGAAACCATTATGGAAGCGGTATCGGAAGGGGAAAAAGTCACTTTAGTCGGTTTTGGTTCTTTTGAACGTCGGGAACGGAAAGCGCGGGAAGGTCGAAATCCCAAAACAGGGGATAAAATGGAAATTCCTGCAACGTCTGTTCCTGCTTTTTCCGCAGGGAAACTGTTTAAAGAACGAGTTGCGCCTGAAGATCAAAAGTAG
- the cobD gene encoding threonine-phosphate decarboxylase CobD: MTRPIHGGNLNWAAQLAGCSPSVILDFSASINPLGPPESAISAIQRGLSRLKHYPDPNYSQLRATIGAWHDLAPDWILAGNGAAELLTWVGRELAELDTVYVLKPGFRDYKRALEAFGAKITSCPLDVAGMLENPTQKQSLGLDLPASQNCGLLLNNPHNPTGQLFSRAEILPYLDQFALVVIDEAFMDFLRPQDQESLIADVVNYPNLVVLRSLTKFYSLPGLRIGYAVAHPQRLQQWQNWRDPWSVNSLAEDAALAVIEDTAFQEKTWTWLETARSRFAQDLKRIPHLSPLPTAANFFLVATKIPASQLQAQLLKQSQILIRDCLSFPELGEDYFRIAIRHPEENRKLYQALFAVTSD, from the coding sequence ATGACACGACCAATACACGGAGGGAACTTAAATTGGGCAGCCCAGTTAGCGGGGTGTTCCCCCTCTGTGATATTGGATTTTTCCGCTAGTATTAACCCCCTTGGTCCTCCTGAAAGTGCTATCAGTGCGATTCAAAGGGGGCTTTCTCGCTTAAAACACTACCCTGACCCCAATTATTCTCAACTGCGAGCAACAATTGGCGCATGGCATGATTTAGCACCCGATTGGATTTTAGCAGGGAATGGGGCAGCAGAATTACTCACTTGGGTGGGACGAGAATTAGCAGAGTTAGATACGGTTTATGTCCTCAAACCAGGGTTTCGGGATTATAAACGGGCTTTGGAAGCGTTTGGGGCAAAAATTACCTCTTGTCCTCTTGATGTAGCAGGAATGCTGGAAAATCCTACGCAGAAGCAATCTTTAGGATTAGACCTCCCAGCCAGTCAAAATTGTGGGTTGCTTTTAAATAACCCCCATAACCCCACTGGTCAATTGTTCTCTCGCGCCGAAATTTTGCCCTATTTAGACCAGTTTGCCTTAGTCGTGATTGATGAGGCGTTTATGGACTTTTTACGCCCACAAGACCAAGAAAGTCTAATTGCAGATGTCGTTAACTATCCGAATCTGGTGGTGCTGCGATCGCTGACTAAATTTTATAGTCTTCCTGGACTCCGCATTGGTTACGCGGTAGCACACCCGCAACGGCTACAACAGTGGCAAAACTGGCGTGATCCTTGGTCGGTCAATAGTTTAGCGGAAGATGCAGCCTTAGCCGTTATTGAAGATACTGCGTTTCAAGAAAAAACTTGGACTTGGTTAGAAACGGCGCGATCGCGCTTTGCTCAAGACTTAAAAAGGATTCCCCACTTATCTCCACTTCCCACCGCAGCTAACTTCTTTCTTGTCGCCACAAAAATTCCCGCTTCCCAACTCCAAGCGCAACTCCTCAAACAATCGCAAATTCTCATCCGTGATTGTCTCAGTTTTCCCGAATTAGGCGAAGACTATTTCCGCATTGCGATCCGTCATCCCGAAGAAAACCGAAAACTTTATCAAGCCCTTTTTGCAGTGACCAGTGATTAG
- a CDS encoding NAD(P)/FAD-dependent oxidoreductase: MNYDVIIIGNTPVGRYAALTAVLWEARVALVTQEISFSAEANWLYNFTLSQLTDITEKCGSLQPLESQPTAIYQQWTEEVIEIIKEETGLLKLAARGVDVIEGKGEFCRLPQQGFVAKQETLKARGYLIATETTSIIPNVPNLSEVGYLTLSDLREKLTLETLPNNLTIIGESPTAISLAQNLARLNKNITLAITQSRLFPTEDRAMSDLLQSQLEADGITLLKSSPLSHVQQLGQEKWLQLGKSAIATEELMIIPKTAPNLDKLNLEGVQVSQTQKGLTLNGKLQTTNPSIYACGSVIGGYSFLNLGQYEAEIALKNILFFPRHTVNYKMIPCLISTHPAFARVGLTETQARRRYGEKVVVIQEYFKDNLLTIVQSEMTGVLKIIIHEKGQILGGHSFGKNAETLVSIMTMAITRKMKIKELKTVSFPSPSIAELISKAVRQWDNWYYQNHPFWRELRKRYFLIRRSWT; the protein is encoded by the coding sequence ATGAACTATGACGTAATTATTATTGGTAATACACCAGTGGGGAGGTATGCAGCACTAACAGCAGTTTTGTGGGAAGCGCGAGTCGCCCTTGTAACACAAGAGATTTCCTTCTCCGCAGAAGCAAACTGGCTTTATAATTTTACTCTCTCTCAACTCACTGATATTACAGAAAAATGCGGAAGTCTTCAGCCTTTAGAGTCTCAACCAACCGCTATTTATCAACAGTGGACAGAAGAAGTGATCGAGATTATTAAAGAAGAAACAGGCTTATTAAAATTAGCAGCGCGAGGGGTTGATGTTATTGAGGGAAAAGGAGAATTTTGTCGCTTACCGCAACAAGGCTTTGTCGCCAAACAAGAAACCTTAAAAGCCCGTGGTTATTTAATTGCAACAGAAACCACATCTATTATTCCCAATGTTCCTAATTTATCAGAAGTTGGTTATCTTACTCTCAGCGATTTAAGAGAAAAACTAACCTTAGAAACGTTACCGAATAACTTAACCATTATTGGGGAAAGCCCGACTGCAATTAGCCTTGCTCAAAATCTGGCTAGACTCAATAAAAATATTACCTTAGCGATCACGCAGTCTCGTCTTTTTCCCACTGAAGATCGAGCAATGAGTGATTTATTACAATCGCAACTGGAAGCGGATGGGATTACGCTGTTAAAGTCCAGTCCTCTTTCTCATGTTCAACAACTTGGTCAAGAAAAATGGTTACAACTCGGGAAAAGCGCGATCGCGACAGAAGAATTAATGATCATTCCTAAAACCGCTCCTAATTTAGACAAATTAAACTTAGAAGGAGTCCAAGTAAGTCAAACCCAAAAAGGTTTAACTCTCAATGGGAAACTACAAACTACTAATCCAAGTATTTATGCTTGTGGAAGCGTTATTGGTGGCTATTCTTTCCTTAATTTAGGTCAGTATGAAGCAGAAATTGCCCTGAAAAATATTTTATTTTTCCCTCGCCATACGGTGAATTATAAGATGATTCCTTGTTTAATATCCACTCATCCTGCTTTCGCCCGAGTCGGTCTGACAGAAACCCAAGCCAGACGACGTTATGGAGAAAAAGTTGTGGTCATTCAAGAGTATTTTAAAGACAATCTTTTGACGATTGTCCAATCAGAAATGACAGGTGTTTTAAAGATTATTATCCATGAAAAGGGTCAGATTTTAGGGGGACATAGTTTCGGGAAAAATGCGGAAACCTTAGTCAGTATAATGACCATGGCAATTACTAGAAAAATGAAGATCAAAGAACTTAAAACTGTGTCTTTTCCTTCACCTAGTATTGCTGAATTAATCTCAAAGGCCGTCCGACAATGGGACAATTGGTATTATCAGAACCATCCCTTCTGGCGAGAATTAAGAAAGCGATATTTTCTCATCCGTCGCAGTTGGACATAG
- a CDS encoding COP23 domain-containing protein has protein sequence MKYRFFTSLLLLSATAFSTFALIKPSPAQPSQQGVRYTCTNWNYQGEMVPTTMADTPRGRIAMIVWKSDFFSGSGWTPERRCQSITRRFQAFHNALSYYNKDFILGLGTVNRQPVICAMKGKQEGQKECYQNGALITLEPSDNALAVFKGLVKVASYADSGPLVRGTNDVINVDEWLSNASPIDD, from the coding sequence ATGAAATACCGATTTTTTACGTCTTTACTCCTACTGTCAGCCACTGCTTTTTCTACATTTGCTCTCATCAAACCCTCTCCCGCACAACCTTCTCAACAAGGAGTTCGCTACACTTGTACCAATTGGAACTATCAAGGGGAAATGGTTCCGACAACCATGGCGGATACACCAAGAGGAAGGATTGCGATGATTGTCTGGAAGAGTGATTTCTTCTCTGGTAGCGGTTGGACACCAGAACGTCGCTGCCAGTCTATAACTCGGCGCTTTCAAGCGTTTCACAATGCTCTTTCTTATTACAATAAAGACTTCATCCTTGGATTAGGGACAGTGAATCGGCAACCCGTTATTTGTGCGATGAAAGGGAAGCAAGAAGGTCAAAAAGAATGTTATCAAAATGGTGCATTGATTACATTAGAACCCAGTGATAATGCTCTGGCTGTTTTTAAGGGTTTAGTGAAAGTTGCATCTTATGCCGATTCGGGTCCTTTAGTCCGAGGGACTAATGATGTGATCAACGTTGACGAGTGGCTCAGTAATGCAAGCCCCATTGATGATTAA